Within the Nitrospira sp. genome, the region ACATACCGACGCCGACTACAATATCCAGGATGTTGAATCGCTGTGTCATAGTTTCCTCCATTCTCCAGACCTCATGACACCACGCAGAAGCACGCCGCCTCCCGTGCGCAAACCGGCGACTGCGAATCGGGCGACGGAAGGCGGACGAAACGTCATCTGAACTTGAACGTCCTTCAGTTGACGACGCATTACATCGCTCCGTGGATCACACATAAAGGCAACACCCGTACGCGCATCCAGCATGAAGACCCGCAGTGCAGGGATACCCACCCAGGAGGTTCGCGTCGTAAGAACGCCGATCCGGCTGATCGGAACACGGCGGCGGACCGCTTGATCCTTTCCGCCCGTACAGCCCATTCTCGCTTAGTCGTGCGTGTGTGTCGCCATGCTCCGCACATCGGCAGACTCCGTTGATTTAGAGATCGAATCTTGTGACGGACCCCTGGGACGGTAATCTTGCAACCGACGGCGAATGATCCCTTCCGAGAGCCCAGGATAGTAGCCGTTGAGCGCATGCGTCCCAACCTGAGCCGTGAGCCTGTCCCTGGGCTGCCGGAATTCTCTCAAGGCCTCCTCGACCCGCTGTTTCGCATGTCGACAAAACGTTTCCACCAGTTCCCACACCGCCATCCTCCCCTCCAGCCGCGCACACCGCTCACCATGGAGCGCCACGGCGGCCATAGCTAGCAGGTCTTCCGTCACGGCCTCGAGTCGGTTGTGGATGCGTTGTTCGTCGCGGAACGAGACCCGGAACCGTAACATGGCGTATAACGCCAGCCGCGCGAGACGGCGACTCGTGTGCTCAATGTATGTCAAGTGCGGACGGACGTGGGGATGCTGAAACTCTCGTCGCGGCGGGATGCGCTTCCTTCGCCATTGACGAAGATACCACGGGAGATAAAACCCCAGGTCCTTGGCCGCCTGGTGTAGTCGTTGACGCGTGCTGAGATCGTCCCGGTCGTACGCCTTGGCACGCTCCAGATGATGCGCGAGTCCCTCGCGAACAACAAACGGCCGGAGGATATCGGTCGCGCCCTCCCCGATGCGGTACATTTCCGCGTCTCGGACCAGTTGTTCGATCCCAAAAGCCGGTTCGCCGCGCGCCTTCTTGGATTCCGCCGTCTCGTAGCCCAGCCCACCGAAAAGAATCTGAGCGTCCCGCACGAAACGGATCGTTTCCTCGGAACAGAACATCTTGACGGTCGCGGCTTCGATGCGAAGGTCGTAGCGGTGCTGATCCGCCAAGCGCCAGACTAACGTGGCGAGCGCCTCCATCGCATAGAGATGGCTCGCCATCCGTCCGATTCGAATTTGCTGCGTCTGACGCTCGGCCAAGGGCTTCTGGAACGTCAGGCGCGTGTTGGCGTGGTCGAGCGCAGGCTGCCAGGCCTGCTTGGCCATGCCAAGGCAAATGGCCGGAATGCTGATCCCTCTTCCCACGTTCAGGATCGTCAGGGCATATTTGAGTCCCTTCCCGATCTGACCGATGACGTCCTCCACCGGAATCCGCACGTTCGTCAGGGTCAGGTGAGCATTTTCGATTCCACGACATCCCTCGAATTGACAACGCTGACGAATCGCCACGCCCGAGGTGGCCATGTCCAAAATAAACGTTGAGTGCACCCGATCATCCGCTCCGCGCCCGCGGACAACGGGCATCCATTCGAGTATACCCTCGCGTTCCGCACGACGGGCCGGCACACGCGCGACCAGCGTGATATACCGGGCGATGGGCCCGTTCGTGCACCAGAGCTTTTCTCCGTTGACGAGGAAATGGCGGCCCGAAGAGTCCAGGACCGCTTCCGTGCGCACATTGGCGGCATCGGACCCCGTGGCGGGCTCCGTCAACGCAAAGGCGGAGATCGCCTCTCGCGCCACCAACGGAAGGTACTTCCGCTTCTGCGCTTCGTTGCCAAACAGCAGCAGCGGCATGGCAATGCCGATGGATTGAGGCACCGCTACGGTCAGGGCGAGAATATTGCTCCAACTCGCAATGAGCGTCAGGACTCGTCCATAGGTCGTGTACGAAAAACCGAGGCCGCCGTATTCTTTCGGAATCTTCATGCCGAACACGCCGAGCGCAAACAAACCGCGAAGCACGCGCTCGGGAATCTTCGCCGTCCGCTCGATCTCTTCTGCATCGACTTCGCGCAGCAGAAAGTGTTGGACCTCTCCGCAAAACGCGTCGCCCGCGGTTTTGTCCTCCTGAGATTCCGGCGTGGGCAACAACAGCTCGAGGTCCACCCGGCCGTCGTAGAGGCCGGCCATGAAACTGAGTCCCGTGAAATGCTCGCGGGCCTCTTCGATCCGCTCGAATCCTTTCAGGAGGCTGCTCATGTCTCCTCCCTCCCCCCGCCTCAGCTCGAATCCCTGAACTGGATGTCCCGATACGCGTGCAGCCGTGCCGCCAGTTGTGCCTTTAGTTCGAGCCGCTTGGGCTTTCCTGTTGAGGTGTACGGAATCTCCCGCCCCATGACGAGGACTTTGGGTCGCTTCGAAAACGGCAATCTGGTCCGGCAATGGGCCGCAAGATCCCCCTCCGTCGGCGGTGCGTCCGCATCCTTCGGCACGATGTAGGCGGCGATTTCCTCGCCGTAGTATCGATGCTCGAACGGGACGGCCATGGCGAACTGCACGCCGGGGTGACTCCGCAGGGCGTCGTCGATTTCCAGCGGCGAGATATTGACGCCTCCTCGGATAATCAGCTCTTTCAGCCGGCCGGAAATAAAAAAGAACGACCGACCTCGTGCGTCGGCCAGATAGAACCCTTCGTCGCCTGATCGAAACCAGCCGCATTCGAAGGCCGCCGCATTCGCATCCTCCCGCTTCAGATACCCGGCACAGACGGTCGCGCCCCGTATGCAAATTTCTCCCCGCTCGCGTTCCGGCAGTTGGGTTCCGTCCTCGTTGAGAATCGTCATCAGGTTGTGTCGCAGGGGAATGCCGATCGACGGAAACTCATGGTCCATGAGCCACCGGCGATGCTCATCGGGCGAGAGCGAGTGAGGCAGAAAGCACGCGTAACAGGTGGTTTCCGACAGCCCGTACCCGTGATAGATCGGCAGATGAAATCGATCGTCGAACCGCGCGACCGTATCCTTGAGGAGCGGGCCGGCTCCGCAAATGAAGCCGTCGAATGCTTCCAGCCGGTTTCGGACCCCGTCGTCCTTGGCATCCAGGAGAAATTCGAGCAGCGTGGGCACCACGCTCACGCACGTCACACGTTCCTCCTGGACTCGAGTCCAGAAATCGCCGGTCCTGAACCGCCGGTTCAGCACGGTGCTGCCTTTACAGTAGAACGGCGTGACCAGCGTCACCACGATGCCGTTCACGTGATGAATGGGCAGCACGCACATCAACCGAGACATGGCGCTGAATCCATGCCAGACCGCGATGGCGTCCGCGTCCACAAGGAGATTGCCGGCGGTGAGGATCACGCCTTTCGGAGGGCCGGTCGTGCCAGAGGTATAGATAATCAGCGCCACATCATCCAGTCGGGTGGCCTGGAGCCGGGGTCGGGCGGGAATCGCAGCCCCGTTTCGAAGACCATTGCGCTCGGGCTCCTTGCATTCAAGAAAGCCATGGTCTCCCACTGCGACCACCTCGCGCAAGGACGGCAGGCCATCCTGTAGGCTCACGATCTCCTCGTACCACTCCTGCCAGCACAAGACGGCCGCCACCTCTGAATGTTGCAAGATGTAGCGCTTCCGTTCCGTCGGTTCTTCGACGTTGATGGGCACCACCGCAATCCCCATGGTCCAGGCCGCAAAATAGACGATGACCGTCAGATCGTGATTGAACAACACCGTCGCCAGCCGGTCGCCTCGGTTGAGACCGAGGCGGTCATGGAGGAAGCTCACAACCCGCTCCACGACAACGCCGAATTCACCGTACGTGTACACGCGCCGCACCACTCGACACTCGTCGTAAAAGGAGAGGAACGTCCGGTGGACGAGCGCACGGTCGTAGACTCGCGCCTTGAAAAATTCGGCAAACGACGCCCACGGCAGTTCCCACGAAGGCACTACCGTCTCGCGCGCTTGCGCGATTCGTGCTTCAACGTCGGTCAAGAGGCTCATACGCTCGAGGTGGCGGCCCGATGTACCGGGCGCGCGGCCTGATCAGACGATTGTGGTCCTGCTGCTCGATCACGTGCGCGCACCAGCCGGTGATCCGCGAACACACGAACAACGGCGTATACAGGTCCCGGGGAATTCCCATCACCAAATAGGCCACGCCCGTGTAAAAATCGAGGTTTGGAGACAGGCCCTTCTCCTCCTGCATCATTCGGTCGACGATGGTCGCGATCTCGTACCATCGGGGCTCACCGCACACTCGGCTCAGTCGTTCGGCATGCTGTTGGATGATGACGGAACGAGCGTCGCCCTGTCGCAGGACCCGGTGCCCGAATCCCATGACGCGTCGCTTCTGCGCCAACGCGTCGCGCACCCAAGAGGCCGCGCGATCCGGCTTCCCGATGTCGATCAGCATCGCGGCCACGGCTTCATTGGCTCCGCCGTGCAGTGGCCCTTTCAGCGCCGCCACGGCCGCCGTGATCGCCCCGTGCAGATCGGTCAACGTGGACGCCGCCACTCGTGCGGAAAACGTGGAGGCGTTGAACTCATGCTCCGCATACAGAATGAGTGAGACGTTCAGCACCCGCGCCATGGCATCGGCCCGCGCGTCTCCGGCCCGACCCGTCACCAGCCGCAGCAAATTCTGTGCGAACGTATTGGCGGGATCCGGCCGGATCACCGGCGCACGGCGCACTCGATGATGCGCCTCCGCGACCAGCAGCGGAATCTGCGCCATCAATCGAATGGACTTGCGTAGATTGGCGTCGTGCGAACTGTCCTGCGCGTCGGAATCGTTCAGTCCCAGACACGAAATCCCGGTTCGCAGCACGTCCATCGGATGCATGGCATCGCGTACGCCGTCCAGCATCTGCTCGACCTGTTCCGGCAACACTCGAAGACCGGCCACAATCGCGCAGAAGTCGTCGAGTTCCTTTCGACTGGGGAGATGACCGTGCAAGAGGAGATACGCGACCTCTTCGAAGCTGCTCCACTGAGCCAAGTCGCCTATCGCGTACCCGCAATACCGCAGTCCCGCGGTCCCCTCGTCCACCTGGCACAAGGCCGACTCACCGGCGATGACTCCCTCCAATCCGGGACTGTATCCCGCTTCCGTTGCCGCGCCCACGTGCGTCGTCGGGTTCATGGCACCTCCGATTCGCCTTTCGTCTCCTGCTCGTACCGGAGCAGGTCGTAGAGTTCGGCTCGGGTCATCATCCGGTCGAGCCAATCCTGCTGCGATCCACATCGCCTCAGCTCGACCAGCAACTTCTCGATCGCCCTGGTGGCGATCCGCAAGGCCGTGACCGGGAAAAGGACACCGCGATAACCCAGTTCCCCAAATTGCTGAACGGTCAGGTACGGCGTCTTCCCGAATTCCGTCATGTTGGCGATCAGGGGAATGGTCACGCCGTGCTCCTGCATGGCGGCCGAAAAGCGGCGAAACTCTTCGGCGGATTCCAACGCCTCCGGGAATAACGCATCCGCTCCCGCCTTCGCGTAGACCAAGGCTCGTCCCACCGCAGAGTCCAGCCCTTCCGCGCCTCGTGCGTCCGTCCGCGCCACGATCACGAACTCCCGCCGGGCCCTGGACTCGGTCGCCGCTTCGATCTTTTCCACCATGTCACGAGCCGGAATCACGCGCTTCCCGGACAAATGACCGCATTTCTTCGCCCCCTCTTGATCTTCGATCTGCATCCCCGCCAGTCCTGCATCCTCGAAGGCCCGGACAGCCTCCCTCACTGTATTCGGTGGCCCATAGCCGGTATCCGCGTCGACGATGGTCGGAATGGACACGGCCTTGGCAATCGTAGCCGCGTCGCCGAGCATCTGGGACAAGGACAACCGACCGATGTCGGGCATGCCCCGGCAGGCCGAGACCGCCGCTCCCGATACGTAGACGGCTTCGTAGCCAGCCCGTTCGATCTGCATGGCGGTGAGCGCGTTGTACGCACCGGGGATTGCGACCGTGCATGCGTCCAGCATCTGGCGCAGGCGGCCCGCACGTGACAGCATCGTGTCCCGAGAGGTCATTGTGTTCGCGCCCGCATCAAGGGCATGACCGCCTTGATGTCCTTGCATCGTTCCAGCGTCCAGACGGATTCCAACAGCTTCTCGATTTTGGCTCGCTCGACTCGCCCTGCGACCAAGCGTCGGAACTTGGCCTCCACATCGCGATCGGACATGGGATGACGAGGATGCCCCAGCGGAAGATCGACCTGCTTTGCGTAGGATCGTCCCGACAACGTCCTACCGGTCACTCTGGTCGGCATGGCTGCCGGATAGCGATCTGCAAACTCCGGTTGACGGACCACTCGTACCTTCTTCATCAATTGGATCACCGCGGAGGCCCGAAGCCGCTCCGCGCTGAACGAGTGCTCGGTCATACGACCGTCGAGCAGCGCCCTCGCCACGCAGTAGGGCAAGCTGTGGTCCGCCGTCTCCCGCGTAGCCGGATGCCATTTTTCGGGATCGCGCCCGATGATCTCGATGGCCACGTCATAGCTTCCGATCTCGACATCGGACAACTGCTCGACCGCGCGGGCCCCCTCCGCGTGATGGAGGTCCTCTCGGAGGGCCAACGCCGCCTCCACCGCGGTTTGCGCGTGGTATTCCACCGGGAAATGCTTGATATAAGTATCCAGAATCTTGAAGCCGGCCGGTGCTGCTCCGACCGCGGGCTCTCCCCCCAGTGCGGGAAGGTCGAAAGCCCCGGAGACGAGTTTCATGAAGCCCTTTTCGCCCTCGAATAATGGGCCCGGCCCCGTCATCCCGCGCTGGGCCAGGAGCGCTGCAAACAGGCCGTTACGCGCGGCGTTGGCAAATGCGCAGGCCTTCCACATCGATAACTCGCCAACCCTGGTCTGCCGAAGTGCCACATTGGCCACTCCGGCCAGATTGACGGCCTGCATGGCCTGGGTATCGGACAACCGCATCACTTTGGCTACAGCCAGAGCCGACGACAACGGCCCGTATGTGACATGGTCCCACCCTCGCGGCCGGAGTGCTGCTGCATCGCACAGCCGACATTGAATCTCATAGGCCAAGACGATGGAGAGAATCACCCGTTTGCCTGTCGCATGAGCCACTTCTCCCGCGGCAAGAATGGCGGGAATATTGTCGGACGGATGTGCAGGCTCCTTCGAGAGATAGGTGTCGTTGAAATCGAGGTATCGCACCAACGCCCCGTTGGCGAAGGCCGCGAGGTCCGGCGTTGTCTTGTGAGCCGTGCCCCACACCGTTGCACCGCCGGGGACACGCACGAACTGGGCGACCTTGCGCGCAATCCGGCAAGGAAGAGCACTCCACGCGCCGAAGGCGCAACCCAGACTATCGAGTATCCGGCGCTTGACCTCGTGAACGACCTCCCCGGGAAGATCGTCGTAACAAAGGGAGTCGGTGTATCTGGCCAGGCGTTCCGCCAACATCACGACCTCGCTTTGGGGACCGTCACTTGTCAGTTGTCAGTCGTCATTCGTCACGCGCTGAGGCGATTCTGTATCGGTATCGTGCATGTCTCCTCAGCGCCACCATTGATCAATGACGTGTGACGATGCCGGCTCTATTCCGCTGACGATTGACGCTTCGTCTCACGCTTCCGTCTGCGCCAGCCTGGGTTCCCGCTTCTCGATGAAGGCACGCGTCGCCTCTTTTTTGTCAGCCGTCGTGCACAACTGGCCGAACAACTCGGCCTCGCGGGCCAGGCCTTCGGCCAACGGGATATCCAGTCCGCCGCGGATGGCATGGAGTGCCGCACCAATCGCCTGCGTGCCTCGAGTGGCCAAGCGATTCGCCAACGCCTCCGCCTCGTGCAACAGCGCATCCGCAGGGACCACTCTGGACACCAGACCCAGCCGCATCGCGTCTTCGGCCGTGACGCTTTCACCCGTGAGGATCATTTCGGCCGCACAGGATGGACCGACGATACGCGGCAATCGTTGCGTGCCGCCGAATCCCGGGATGAGCCCGAGATTGATTTCCGGCAATCCCAACGTCGCCCCGGCCGCGGCGATCCTGATATGGCACGCAAGGGCCAACTCGAGCCCTCCGCCCACACAGGCGCCGTTGATCGCGGCCACGACCGGCTTATCCGACCGCTCGAACCGATTGAACAGCGCTTGACCTCGCACGGAAAAGTCCGCGCCGGCATGCATGGAGTTGAGGTGTGTCAACTCATGAATATCCGCGCCGGCGCAAAAGAAGCGGCCCGATCCGGTCAGCAGCACGACGCGCACGTAGTCATTTTCCTCCACCAAGATCAGGCTTTCCTCGAGTTCCCTGAGCACGGTCCGGTTCAGCGCGTTGGCCGGTGGATTGTGAATCGTAATGCGCGCAACATGATGCGAAATTGTCAGTGGTTGATGGGACATGCTGTCCTCCATACGTCCTTCGTGTAGTCCGCCGGCTCAGCGAGTGCGACCCGTCTTCATGGTCGGCGGCAGAGCTTCCATTGGATTGCTCTCGCTCCCTCCCGTCTTGATGCACATCCGATCAGCATCACCCTTGTCAGGCTCGCGCCGACGTTCGACCGTTCGGATAGGCATCGGCGCAACTCGTCGCACAGCGGCGGCCAAGATCCTGCATCCGTTCGTGCTCCGCTATCGCAGCGATGAGCTCGGCTACTCCCTCGCCCTTCGCGGCCACGGTGCGCAGCACGTGGGGATGCCAGGCTTGCAGATCCCGGAGCGTCGAGTCGGCTCCCTCATAGTCTCCCTTATTGACGACGATGATATCGGCCACCTCCAGGAGTCCCGCCTTCATCGCCTGGATGTCGTCTCCGAGCCCGGGTGCCACGATCGCGATCACAGCGTGGGCCATACCCCTGATCTCGACCTCGTTCTGTCCGACGCCCACCGTCTCGATCAGGATGACTTCGTACCCTGCGGCCTCGAGCACCACCGCGGCATCCCGCGTCGAGGGAGCCAAGCCGCCCCGATGGCCGCGCGTGCCCATGCTCCGAATGAACACGCTTCGGTCTCCGGCATGCCGCTGCATTCTCACGCGGTCACCCAGCACGGCGCCGCCGGTCAGGGGGCTGCTGACGTCGATGGCCAGCACGCCGACCTTCTTGCCGAGACGCCGATACGCCGCGATCAGTTGATCGATCAGCGTGCTTTTCCCCGTCCCGGGATAACCCGTGACGCCGATGGCGGATGCCCGTTCGGGTCCCGGACCCAATCGCCTCAGCACCGCCACTCCATCGGAGTCCTCACGTTCCAGCAGCGTCATCAGGCGAGATACCGCCTGAATGTCGCCGGCTTGGACCCGCTGGATGAGCGACGTCGCATCGATCGTCGGATGCATGCGAATCTCCGATCCTAGCCACGAAGGACCGCTTCCGAACTCACGGAGTCCATGCCTTCCACTTGGGCCAACCGAGATCGGCTACGGCCGCCCAACACGCGGTGAATGGATTCCACGGCGTAGATCATCTTCACTTCGTCGACGGCCACCTGTGCGCCGCTGGCTTTCAGGGCATAGACGACATCCTCGGTGGCGACATTACCGGTCGCGCCCGGCGCGTACGGACAGCCTCCCAGACCACCGGCGGCGCAGTCGAACGCGTCGATGTCATATTCCCACCAAGCGGTCAGCACGTTGGCGACCGCCATCCCATAGGTGTCGTGAAAATGGAGTGCGAGCCGTGCCGGAGGAAGTTGCGGCCGTACCACATCCAAAAGTCTGCGAACATCGGCGGGGGACGCTTTACCGACCGTGTCGCCCAGCGAAATTTCGTCGACGCCCAGATCGAGCAATCGCTTGGTGACGTCGGCCACCTGAGTCGGCGCAATCCGGCCTTCGTATGGGCAGTAGATCGCGGTCGATATGTACCCACGCACGCCCAGGCCGTCGCGCTTGGCCCCGGCCACCACCGGGCGGAATCGGACACACGACTCCGAGATCGTCGCATTGATGTTGCGCCGCGTGAAGGTCTCGGAAGCGGCGGTGAACACCGCGATCTTCTGGGCCGCAGCCGCCCTCGCCCGTTCGAGACCCCTTTCGTTAGGCACCAGCGCCGAATAGATGACGCCGGGGACTCGCTCGATCCTGCGGAACACGTCATCGCTATCCCCCAGTTGCGGGACCGCCGTGGGTGACACGAAGGAACCGGCCTCGATCTCGGTGACACCCGTTCTGGACAAGGCGTTGACGAAGGTCACCTTCTTGTCGGTCGACATGATCGTCGTTTCGTTCTGCAGGCCATCCCTCGGGCCGACCTCGATGATGCGGACCGGTGCCCTGCGCATGCGGCTCATGCCCTCATCATGAGAACGGCTCGTATCCATGGACGTGCCAGTTTCCATATCTCTCCGTGATCTATCCAGCCACCCGCCGCACCGCCCACTCGGGGGTGCGCTTCGCCAAAAACGCGTCGAGCCCCTCCCGGGCTTGTGTCGACAGTCTGGCCTCTGCGTTGGCCTCCACGCACAGAGGCCCATGCTCTGTTTCCGGCGACTGGAGGATCTTTCGAAGCAGCGCCTTCGTGCGTCGCAACGCCTCGGGAGAGAGCCGGACCACCGCGTCGATCAATTCGTCCATCCGCTTGTCCAGCGCCTCCCGCTGCACGACATCGTGAATGATATTGAAGTGCCGCGCCGTCGACGCCGAAAACGTCTCACCGGTCAGAGCATAGCGACGCATGAACGACTCACCGGCCTTTCGGACGACGAACGGGGCGATCACCGCCGGAACCAGGCCGAGCCGTGCTTCGCTGAGCCCAAAGGTCGCGCCCTGGTCCGCAACGGCGACGTCGCACACCACGAGCAGGCCGACGCCGCCTCCGTAGGCCGGTCCCTCCACCCGACCGATCACGGGACACGGACATGCATCAATGGCTCGATACATGGCATTGAGACACTCTGCATCGTCCCTCGCCTGCTGCGGAGCAATCGAACCGTCTGCAGCCATCCACTCCAAGTCCGCGCCGGAGCAAAATACGTCTCCCACTCCGCCCAGCACCGCGCATCTGACGCGCTCGTCATGACTCAGGTCGTCGAATATCCGGCGCAACTCAAGGACCATCGGCCGGTGGAACGCGTTGCGGCGCTCCGGCCTGTTCAAGAAGACCCGCGCCACGTCCCCCCGTCGATCAACCCGTATGATGGCCGAGTCGCCCATGAGTCACTCCCGTCCCGCTGGTTACATCCTGAAGACCGGCGGATGCGATGCCCGCGTCGGGGCCAAGGCCGCGACGGTGAGGCAGAGGCCGAGCACCCGCCGAGTGTCGACGGGATCGAGGATCCCATCATCCCAGAGGCGGGCCGTGCCGACATACGGACTCTCCTCCAGTTCGTACTGCCGGCGAGTCGATTCCGCGATACGATCCCGCTCGTGATCCGACAAGGTTTTGCGATCCCGCTCGAGTTGTTGT harbors:
- the fadE10 gene encoding putative acyl-CoA dehydrogenase FadE10, whose product is MSSLLKGFERIEEAREHFTGLSFMAGLYDGRVDLELLLPTPESQEDKTAGDAFCGEVQHFLLREVDAEEIERTAKIPERVLRGLFALGVFGMKIPKEYGGLGFSYTTYGRVLTLIASWSNILALTVAVPQSIGIAMPLLLFGNEAQKRKYLPLVAREAISAFALTEPATGSDAANVRTEAVLDSSGRHFLVNGEKLWCTNGPIARYITLVARVPARRAEREGILEWMPVVRGRGADDRVHSTFILDMATSGVAIRQRCQFEGCRGIENAHLTLTNVRIPVEDVIGQIGKGLKYALTILNVGRGISIPAICLGMAKQAWQPALDHANTRLTFQKPLAERQTQQIRIGRMASHLYAMEALATLVWRLADQHRYDLRIEAATVKMFCSEETIRFVRDAQILFGGLGYETAESKKARGEPAFGIEQLVRDAEMYRIGEGATDILRPFVVREGLAHHLERAKAYDRDDLSTRQRLHQAAKDLGFYLPWYLRQWRRKRIPPRREFQHPHVRPHLTYIEHTSRRLARLALYAMLRFRVSFRDEQRIHNRLEAVTEDLLAMAAVALHGERCARLEGRMAVWELVETFCRHAKQRVEEALREFRQPRDRLTAQVGTHALNGYYPGLSEGIIRRRLQDYRPRGPSQDSISKSTESADVRSMATHTHD
- a CDS encoding AMP-dependent ligase — its product is MSLLTDVEARIAQARETVVPSWELPWASFAEFFKARVYDRALVHRTFLSFYDECRVVRRVYTYGEFGVVVERVVSFLHDRLGLNRGDRLATVLFNHDLTVIVYFAAWTMGIAVVPINVEEPTERKRYILQHSEVAAVLCWQEWYEEIVSLQDGLPSLREVVAVGDHGFLECKEPERNGLRNGAAIPARPRLQATRLDDVALIIYTSGTTGPPKGVILTAGNLLVDADAIAVWHGFSAMSRLMCVLPIHHVNGIVVTLVTPFYCKGSTVLNRRFRTGDFWTRVQEERVTCVSVVPTLLEFLLDAKDDGVRNRLEAFDGFICGAGPLLKDTVARFDDRFHLPIYHGYGLSETTCYACFLPHSLSPDEHRRWLMDHEFPSIGIPLRHNLMTILNEDGTQLPERERGEICIRGATVCAGYLKREDANAAAFECGWFRSGDEGFYLADARGRSFFFISGRLKELIIRGGVNISPLEIDDALRSHPGVQFAMAVPFEHRYYGEEIAAYIVPKDADAPPTEGDLAAHCRTRLPFSKRPKVLVMGREIPYTSTGKPKRLELKAQLAARLHAYRDIQFRDSS
- the citZ gene encoding citrate synthase 2; its protein translation is MNPTTHVGAATEAGYSPGLEGVIAGESALCQVDEGTAGLRYCGYAIGDLAQWSSFEEVAYLLLHGHLPSRKELDDFCAIVAGLRVLPEQVEQMLDGVRDAMHPMDVLRTGISCLGLNDSDAQDSSHDANLRKSIRLMAQIPLLVAEAHHRVRRAPVIRPDPANTFAQNLLRLVTGRAGDARADAMARVLNVSLILYAEHEFNASTFSARVAASTLTDLHGAITAAVAALKGPLHGGANEAVAAMLIDIGKPDRAASWVRDALAQKRRVMGFGHRVLRQGDARSVIIQQHAERLSRVCGEPRWYEIATIVDRMMQEEKGLSPNLDFYTGVAYLVMGIPRDLYTPLFVCSRITGWCAHVIEQQDHNRLIRPRARYIGPPPRAYEPLDRR
- a CDS encoding methylisocitrate lyase; this encodes MTSRDTMLSRAGRLRQMLDACTVAIPGAYNALTAMQIERAGYEAVYVSGAAVSACRGMPDIGRLSLSQMLGDAATIAKAVSIPTIVDADTGYGPPNTVREAVRAFEDAGLAGMQIEDQEGAKKCGHLSGKRVIPARDMVEKIEAATESRARREFVIVARTDARGAEGLDSAVGRALVYAKAGADALFPEALESAEEFRRFSAAMQEHGVTIPLIANMTEFGKTPYLTVQQFGELGYRGVLFPVTALRIATRAIEKLLVELRRCGSQQDWLDRMMTRAELYDLLRYEQETKGESEVP
- a CDS encoding MmgE/PrpD family protein, yielding MLAERLARYTDSLCYDDLPGEVVHEVKRRILDSLGCAFGAWSALPCRIARKVAQFVRVPGGATVWGTAHKTTPDLAAFANGALVRYLDFNDTYLSKEPAHPSDNIPAILAAGEVAHATGKRVILSIVLAYEIQCRLCDAAALRPRGWDHVTYGPLSSALAVAKVMRLSDTQAMQAVNLAGVANVALRQTRVGELSMWKACAFANAARNGLFAALLAQRGMTGPGPLFEGEKGFMKLVSGAFDLPALGGEPAVGAAPAGFKILDTYIKHFPVEYHAQTAVEAALALREDLHHAEGARAVEQLSDVEIGSYDVAIEIIGRDPEKWHPATRETADHSLPYCVARALLDGRMTEHSFSAERLRASAVIQLMKKVRVVRQPEFADRYPAAMPTRVTGRTLSGRSYAKQVDLPLGHPRHPMSDRDVEAKFRRLVAGRVERAKIEKLLESVWTLERCKDIKAVMPLMRARTQ
- a CDS encoding enoyl-CoA hydratase; translated protein: MEDSMSHQPLTISHHVARITIHNPPANALNRTVLRELEESLILVEENDYVRVVLLTGSGRFFCAGADIHELTHLNSMHAGADFSVRGQALFNRFERSDKPVVAAINGACVGGGLELALACHIRIAAAGATLGLPEINLGLIPGFGGTQRLPRIVGPSCAAEMILTGESVTAEDAMRLGLVSRVVPADALLHEAEALANRLATRGTQAIGAALHAIRGGLDIPLAEGLAREAELFGQLCTTADKKEATRAFIEKREPRLAQTEA
- a CDS encoding GTPase, which encodes MHPTIDATSLIQRVQAGDIQAVSRLMTLLEREDSDGVAVLRRLGPGPERASAIGVTGYPGTGKSTLIDQLIAAYRRLGKKVGVLAIDVSSPLTGGAVLGDRVRMQRHAGDRSVFIRSMGTRGHRGGLAPSTRDAAVVLEAAGYEVILIETVGVGQNEVEIRGMAHAVIAIVAPGLGDDIQAMKAGLLEVADIIVVNKGDYEGADSTLRDLQAWHPHVLRTVAAKGEGVAELIAAIAEHERMQDLGRRCATSCADAYPNGRTSARA
- the mvaB gene encoding hydroxymethylglutaryl-CoA lyase, producing MSRMRRAPVRIIEVGPRDGLQNETTIMSTDKKVTFVNALSRTGVTEIEAGSFVSPTAVPQLGDSDDVFRRIERVPGVIYSALVPNERGLERARAAAAQKIAVFTAASETFTRRNINATISESCVRFRPVVAGAKRDGLGVRGYISTAIYCPYEGRIAPTQVADVTKRLLDLGVDEISLGDTVGKASPADVRRLLDVVRPQLPPARLALHFHDTYGMAVANVLTAWWEYDIDAFDCAAGGLGGCPYAPGATGNVATEDVVYALKASGAQVAVDEVKMIYAVESIHRVLGGRSRSRLAQVEGMDSVSSEAVLRG
- a CDS encoding enoyl-CoA hydratase — protein: MGDSAIIRVDRRGDVARVFLNRPERRNAFHRPMVLELRRIFDDLSHDERVRCAVLGGVGDVFCSGADLEWMAADGSIAPQQARDDAECLNAMYRAIDACPCPVIGRVEGPAYGGGVGLLVVCDVAVADQGATFGLSEARLGLVPAVIAPFVVRKAGESFMRRYALTGETFSASTARHFNIIHDVVQREALDKRMDELIDAVVRLSPEALRRTKALLRKILQSPETEHGPLCVEANAEARLSTQAREGLDAFLAKRTPEWAVRRVAG